TTTCTCTTGCCACGCTCTCACTCGCTAGCCGTTAAGCCAACCCCTCGCCCTCCAACGGTAGCAAATGAAATTCCCTTGGCACGCCATTGACTATATTAATCACGCTCGCTCACTCACGCTCTGCTTCATTCAACACTCTCAAGTCACCACCATCTTCTTGCCTCTCACAGTCTCCTTGCTTCAGTTTGCTCGGGAGTGATCAAGAATAAATCAGCTTGCGGTGTCGGCAGACAGCAGCACCAATGGCTGGTGGGCAAGTAGCAGCGCACAGGGCGTTCCTGCTCTGCAACTACTTGCTTCTGGGCGCGGCGTCGGGCTGCATCTTCCTCACACTCTCGCTCCGCCTCGTCCCATCCCCGTGCGGCCTGCTCCTCGTCTTCCTCCACGCGCTCACCGCGGTCTTTGCCGCGGCTGGCTGCTCGGGCTCCTTCACTACCCCCGCAGCTGGCGCCGGAGCCCAGCATACTGCGCACACCGCCGGTGCCGTCCTCACTGCCATCTTCCAGGGCGCTGCAGCCGTGCTCGCATTCACCCGCACGGCTGACTTCCTCACCGAGCTGCGGTCGTATGTCCGGGAAGAGGACGGCACGGTCATCCTCAGGCTCGTTGGCGGTCTTGGCACCGCCATCTTCGTGCTCGAGTGGGCCTCGCTCGCGCTCGCCTTCGCTCTTCGGCTCAGCGAAGACGGCGGCGAGGAGGCAACCGACAGCGGCGAGTACACCAAGAGCTGGCCCTCTGGCTACCACGTCTGATTCTGGTTCAGCTGTGGCCATTGGTGTGAGCCTCTCGAGATGGATGAACGGAGATGCAAAATGGGGATATTTCTTTTTTCTTGTAATTAGTACAATTTAATTATTGTACTAGTACGAAATATGCAAAGGCAAACATACTGTTTTGCTTACTGCATACGTTATATTTACTGGATCTGGTATAATCGTGGAGGGAATTTCTTTGTTCACTGTATTAAGAAAGATCCTCGCAGGGCGCACGGCGCAACTGTATCGAAGATTCCACTAAAGGTCAAAATCTTCATGTGATATCTTCGTAGGGAGTTGTGttaaccaaagacaacctcgcacgatgcaactggcaagggagtaagaagtgttgtttttgtactcatgacgagacaatcaaacacctcttttttcaatgcaaatttacacgttctacgtggtcagtcatccaaatagcgtcaaatttgtattcgcccacaagtgttgccaatatttttgttCATTGGTTGGACGCTattgcaaataggttcaaaacgctaataaggatgggagcgtatgccttaatGTGGTCGCTATGGCTATAtagaaatgattttttttaatgacaaaaatgctcctcctctacaggttattttccggtgtacgcactcgcttcgtatGTGGTCTACACTACAGCGAGCGGAGTACCAaccgctgttcaaggcggtgtgtacgcgattggagcaggtggctacggaggttttttccaacatgggtggcagcatatatagtgtcggtctataggactctactgttgCCGTTTTGTcgattttgtttcttttctttctgtCAAACTTTTTAgaattggctgtgtgcatcttaattatgcagaggccgggtgtcacTCATACTGCTTTGTATatgcttgatgctacattttttaGATAATAAaacgccctttatcgaaaaaattaAGAAAGATCCTGTGTCGTGATCAATTATTCTACTAGTGATTCCTCTCAAATCTTAACTGTTACAGTAACATTTGTGCTCATTGGATTAAAACATATGCAAAAGGCAAAGATGCTAACTGCTTTGCTTTATACATTCGGTATAGTCAGCCTGCAAATGGGATAAACTTTTTTATTCACTTTTTTTGCAAATAAATTACTTTTTTATTCAGTGATGCAAAGATTATGTTGCGTACAATTTAGAGAGGTCCCACTGCCATGGCCCTGCTTCCGGTCTGGTAGTAATGGTCCATCATGCACTTTGCCAGTCTGATCAATCAACAACAGAAGACCCGGTGCCATTGAGTTTCGTTAGTGTTGGTGGCCTTTTCCTAAATGATTCAGACCACAACCAAGCCCCCTTTCCAAGGTCGCTCTGTCGCTACACAAATTTTGCTTCAGCCAGAACAGAGCTGCACGGAGGAACAATCGAGACTTTGGTACTCCtcgatgccctaatcatcgttcgACAACTCCGAAGCAAGATGACGATGCACATGAGCTGATGGAGTCACCCGCACCCGCGCCTGCCTCTGGCGACTGCCGGGGCGATGTCCCCGACGTGCCCTCCGCGGCGGCACCGCCGGCCTCTCCGCCCATGtccccggccccctccccctccgccCCCGCCCCCTCCGATGCCCCGTCGCCCCTGGTTTGGGCTGACCTTGCGGAGGACGAGGACGTCGCTGCCGGCCGCCCTGTGGTCTGCCGGGATCGGGTCCCCCCTCCCGCCCCTGCTCGCTCGCCGCAGCTCCCTGCCGCCGGCGGCCTTACCCCCAGGGGTGGGGGTTCGGCTGCCCGTGCGCGAGCGCAGCGCCGTCGAGGCTCGAGCTCAGCTCGGCCTTCTTCGGGGCAAGGCGCGGCCTTGGGGTCGGgacgatcccgccgccgccggcgcgcggCTGGCTGGGGGGTCGCGGGACGCGCGGACCTGGGCCCTGCCCGGTCGTCGTGGCGGCCTTCGAGTGTTGTGGCCGCGGCCGAGGTGGCCGCGCCACCCCCGGCGATCGCCGTCAACTTGTCCGTGCCCGCTCGCCGCACCCCGTTCCGGCCGTTCATCGCCACCTTCGGTTCCTCCCGGCTCCGTTTTGTCTCAGCCCACCGCGCCGTTCGCCCGTGCCCCCCTCCCCGgcggcctgccccccccccccgccgcgccGGCGGCGGTAGGGGAATCCCTAGCCGTCTGCCCGCCCCGTGCCTGCGTGGTGGGCCGCCCCTCCCGGGCTGGACCGCCTCCCGCGGCGCCTGCGGCTGGGCTGGTCATGGACCTGGGAACGACACGGCCCACGGCGGGTGCCGGCCCATCCCAAGGCCTGCTGCCCCGGCCTCCTCTGG
This DNA window, taken from Triticum aestivum cultivar Chinese Spring chromosome 1D, IWGSC CS RefSeq v2.1, whole genome shotgun sequence, encodes the following:
- the LOC123172412 gene encoding uncharacterized protein, with protein sequence MAGGQVAAHRAFLLCNYLLLGAASGCIFLTLSLRLVPSPCGLLLVFLHALTAVFAAAGCSGSFTTPAAGAGAQHTAHTAGAVLTAIFQGAAAVLAFTRTADFLTELRSYVREEDGTVILRLVGGLGTAIFVLEWASLALAFALRLSEDGGEEATDSGEYTKSWPSGYHV